The following proteins come from a genomic window of Hymenobacter canadensis:
- a CDS encoding YceI family protein: protein MAATQWALDPTHSEVQFKVKHLVISTVTGSFKQFSGEAHTEGDSFDNAQVKFTAQIDSIDTNQAQRDEHLKSAEFFDTATYPELSFVSTSFVKDSEGEYKLIGNLTLHGVTQPITLDVEYGGQAGDFYGNQKAGFEVSGKLSRKDYGLTWSGITEAGSIVVSDEVKLLASLQFAKQA from the coding sequence ATGGCAGCTACCCAGTGGGCTCTTGACCCAACGCACTCCGAAGTTCAGTTCAAAGTGAAGCACTTGGTGATTTCCACCGTAACCGGCTCGTTCAAGCAGTTTTCGGGTGAGGCCCACACCGAAGGCGACTCGTTCGACAACGCGCAGGTGAAGTTCACGGCGCAGATCGACAGCATCGACACCAACCAGGCCCAGCGCGACGAGCATCTGAAAAGCGCCGAGTTCTTTGACACCGCCACGTATCCGGAGCTGTCGTTCGTGTCCACTTCGTTTGTGAAAGACAGCGAAGGCGAGTACAAGCTCATCGGCAACCTGACGCTGCACGGCGTTACGCAGCCCATCACGCTGGACGTGGAATACGGCGGCCAGGCCGGCGACTTCTACGGCAACCAGAAAGCGGGTTTCGAAGTGAGCGGCAAGCTTAGCCGCAAAGATTACGGCCTGACCTGGAGCGGCATCACCGAGGCCGGCTCCATTGTGGTGAGCGACGAGGTGAAGCTGCTGGCCAGCCTGCAGTTCGCCAAGCAGGCCTAA